A segment of the Marinomonas posidonica IVIA-Po-181 genome:
TTCAATAGCAAACAATAAAATGCCCCTACCATGGGGCATTTTTGTTACTAACGATTCACCTCACCAGACTAAAAAGGATAAGGTGTAGCACTCGCTTTTACCGTCATCCATTGCCAGTGAGTATACAAATCCCAATCTGCAGGACCACAGACTGCATTGCCATTGCCCGATGCACCACAACCACCAAATGGGTTAATGCATTCATCGTTTACCGTCTGATCGTTAATATGCAGTAAGCCAACATGCAGCTGAGAACCAATAGCCTGAGCACGAGAAAGATCGTTCGAAATCACCGCCCCAGCCAAACCGTACTCAGTATTATTCGCCAGCTCAATCGCTTCATGATCGTCTTTAAAGCTCACCAAGTTCACGACTGGACCGAAGATTTCTTCATCAAACGAGCGCATCCCTGGAGTCACACCGCTCAGCACGGTAGGTGCATAAAATGGACCATTAAAGGTGCCACCCACTTCCAACTTAGCACCAGCAGCGACCGTATCCTTTACAATGGAATTAATTTTCAGCATCTGACGTTGATTGATAATTGGCCCAAGTGCGACTTCCTCCGTTGCAGGATTACCAACGGGCAAATGACTGGCCTTTTCAACGATTTTTGCGGTGAGTGCTTCAGCAATGCTTTCTTGTACCAGAATGCGTCCTGATGCCATGCAAATTTGTCCTTGATGGAAATAGGCTCCCCAGGCAATATTACTGGCTGCCACATCTAGATCCGCATCTTCCAAAACAATCAAAGAGCTTTTTCCTCCCAACTCTAAAGACACTTTTTTCAAATTTCGGCCACAGGCTTCACCCACTTTACGACCCGCTGCCGTCGACCCAGTGAACGCCACCATCTGCACTTCGGGTGCGGCACACAAGGCTTCACCCGCTTCCACACCACCAGGTAACACTTGGAATAGACCTTTTGGAAAACCGGCTTCTTCCAATGCCATGGCGAGAATAAAGCCACCTGTAACAGGGGTTTGTGGATCAGGCTTAGTGACTACAGCATTGCCTGTTGCTAGCGCTGGTGCAATAGAACGAATGGATAAAATCAGAGGAAAATTAAAGGGCGAAATAACACCAACAACACCAAGTGGTTGACGCTTTGCATAAGATTGACGATCTGGCGTAGAAGGTAAGGTTAAACCATTTGGCTCCAATGTCATATTGGCAGCCAATTGAAGAATTAGAATAGCTTCTTTGATTTCATGCATTCCTTTAGGAATGATGCCACCCGTTTCACGGGCCACATAAAAGGCAAGATCATCAAAATTTGTTTGCAGAAATTGTGCGGCTTTATGAAATAAAGCGGCTTTGTCGCGAGGTGCCACCGCAGACCAAACCTTCTGAGCTTGGCTGGCTTGCTGACAAGCCGTATAAATATCGTCGGCACTGGCCATCGCCACTTGGCTTAATACTTCTCCAGTTGCAGGCTCTATCACCTCTTGTGTTTGCTTGGCCACAGGCCAATCACCATTAAAAAATTTACCTGACCACTTTTGTGATGCCAATACAGAATTAGACATAGGTTTGTTCTCCTGTTTATTTTTATTAGAAATCCACTGTCATGGGATTCCAATACAAGAGCAATCCTTATGCCGCCTGCAATAGACTCTCGATAGTAATTTTCAATAACAAGCTAACACATTGAATTAAATGATATTTTAAAAAAAATAAGAAAAGAACATCGCCTTAAACACTCTATCTTCACGCTAATGGCTTGACGATATCATCAAAATCGATTCAGACTTAAAAACTAAATTGATCATTTCATCAAGTGAATGAGGAAGTACAAAATAATGACAAACACACATCGTATTTCACTGGCTGACATGGCGAAAGAGAGTCGTAAGGTCTTATTAAAAGGCAGTTCAAAAGAACTCAATGGACAACACTACCCTTCCTTAGATGACCTTACTGAGTGCCTCTCATTTTCGCCTGGCGATGGTCGTATCTGGTTAGAAGATCAACGCATGATATTGCTGCACAGCTCATCCTTTGGCTTACTGAGACAAGAATTAATCGACTCCGTAGGGTTAGAAAAGTCCCGTGACATTTTAACAAGAACAGGCTATTTATCTGGCATAAGGGACGCGGATTTAATCCGCAAACGCTGGCCAGATGCAGAACCAGCCGCCATTTTCGAAGCAGGAACAAGACTGCATGGGTTAGAAGGCTTGGTGAAAGTGGAAACGGTTCATTTTGAGTTTGATACCGAAAAAGGCTTGTACCATGGTGAATTTCTTTGGCACCACAGCGCCGAAGTAGAAGAACACATTGCCGCTTACGGTCTTGGCAGTGCCCCCGTTTGCTGGATGGAATTAGGGTACGCCATAGGGTATGTATCAGGTCTGGTGGGATCGCTTGTGGTGTTCCGCGAAGTCGAATGCCAATCTATGGGGCATTCAGTTTGTCGAGTCATTGGAAAATCAGTGGAACTTTGGGACAGTGTTGAAGAGGACATTCGCTTTCTTAATGTGTCGTCGAAGAACACCAAAAAAGAACTCAAATCGGCGCCGGAATTTGAATCCGTAACGCCAACGGAAGCATCCGAAGAAACGACTATGATTGGTGTTTCAGCTGCTTTCAGCGCCGCCAATCATGCCTTACAAAAAGTCGCTCCTACCAGTGCTACTGTGCTATTTACAGGGGAATCCGGTGCTGGCAAAGAATTGTTTGCCAGCATGTTGCATCAGTTCAGTCGCCAAACAGGTCCATTTATCGCCTTTAATTGTGCTGCGCTACCTGAAAACCTGTTGGAATCTGAGTTATTTGGGGTTGAAAAAGGGGCTTTTACAGGCGCTTCTCACAGTCGACCGGGGCGCTTCGAACGCGCCAATGGCGGCACATTATTTTTGGATGAAATTGGCACTCTCAACCTAACTGGCCAAGGTAAGTTACTGCGAGCCCTACAGGAAAAAGAGATTGAAAGGGTGGGCGGTATATCCCCCATTAAAATCAATGTTCGAGTCGTTGCTGCGACCAATATTGATCTCAAAGCCGCGGTTAAACGAGGTGAATTTCGTGAAGATTTATTTTTTCGCCTGAATGTTTTTCCAATACACCTGCCGCCGTTACGAGAAAGAAAAGCGGACATCCCCCTATTAGTCGATCACTTCTACCGCTACTTTTGTCAGTTACATCAAAGAGCGCCAACAGGCTTCACTCAGAATGCTCGCCGTGGTTTATTTAATTACGACTTTCCTGGCAATATTCGAGAATTACAAAACTTAATTGAACGGGGGGTGATTGCTTCTGAGGAACATGAATTGATTGAATTACACCACCTATTCCGTAACGAAGCGATCCCAGATGAAGTCATTTACTCCGTTAATCAACAAGGCGCATTAAGTCAAGCACAGACGATGCAAGAGTCAGATGACGTACTCGCCCGTATATCTCAATTTGTTGCAGGAGAAACCTCATTGGATCTTGAAGCATTAGAACTCAGTTTATTGCAGCAAGCTGTTGACAGTGCAGAAGGCAATCTTTCTGAAGCTGCTCGACGAGTCGGTTTAAGTCGACCTCAATTGGCGTATCGACTTAAAAAAAGGCCCAATTAAGGGCCTTAAGGATATCTTCCCTCGATTAGATGTAAGTGGACGCCAAACCACCATCAATCGGAATGTTCGCGCCACACACCCAACGCGATTGATCTGAGCATAAAAAGGCAATCACTTCTGCCACTTCATCTGAGTACGCTGGACGAATCATACGACCCGCGTCTTCTTGCACTCGCTTTTCTCCTAGCATAGAGACGAAATCGCCTAAAATTGGCGTCATTACTGGGCCAGGTGCGACACAGTTCATACGAATAGCATGATCTCTAAACCAAGCTAAAGCCTGTTGTGTCGTCCACACAATCAGGGCTTCCTTAAAATATTGGTAACAGGTTTCTTGTTCAACTGGGTGCTTGGCTAGCCATTTCGCACCATCATCATAATGCTC
Coding sequences within it:
- a CDS encoding benzaldehyde dehydrogenase, giving the protein MSNSVLASQKWSGKFFNGDWPVAKQTQEVIEPATGEVLSQVAMASADDIYTACQQASQAQKVWSAVAPRDKAALFHKAAQFLQTNFDDLAFYVARETGGIIPKGMHEIKEAILILQLAANMTLEPNGLTLPSTPDRQSYAKRQPLGVVGVISPFNFPLILSIRSIAPALATGNAVVTKPDPQTPVTGGFILAMALEEAGFPKGLFQVLPGGVEAGEALCAAPEVQMVAFTGSTAAGRKVGEACGRNLKKVSLELGGKSSLIVLEDADLDVAASNIAWGAYFHQGQICMASGRILVQESIAEALTAKIVEKASHLPVGNPATEEVALGPIINQRQMLKINSIVKDTVAAGAKLEVGGTFNGPFYAPTVLSGVTPGMRSFDEEIFGPVVNLVSFKDDHEAIELANNTEYGLAGAVISNDLSRAQAIGSQLHVGLLHINDQTVNDECINPFGGCGASGNGNAVCGPADWDLYTHWQWMTVKASATPYPF
- a CDS encoding sigma-54-dependent Fis family transcriptional regulator → MTNTHRISLADMAKESRKVLLKGSSKELNGQHYPSLDDLTECLSFSPGDGRIWLEDQRMILLHSSSFGLLRQELIDSVGLEKSRDILTRTGYLSGIRDADLIRKRWPDAEPAAIFEAGTRLHGLEGLVKVETVHFEFDTEKGLYHGEFLWHHSAEVEEHIAAYGLGSAPVCWMELGYAIGYVSGLVGSLVVFREVECQSMGHSVCRVIGKSVELWDSVEEDIRFLNVSSKNTKKELKSAPEFESVTPTEASEETTMIGVSAAFSAANHALQKVAPTSATVLFTGESGAGKELFASMLHQFSRQTGPFIAFNCAALPENLLESELFGVEKGAFTGASHSRPGRFERANGGTLFLDEIGTLNLTGQGKLLRALQEKEIERVGGISPIKINVRVVAATNIDLKAAVKRGEFREDLFFRLNVFPIHLPPLRERKADIPLLVDHFYRYFCQLHQRAPTGFTQNARRGLFNYDFPGNIRELQNLIERGVIASEEHELIELHHLFRNEAIPDEVIYSVNQQGALSQAQTMQESDDVLARISQFVAGETSLDLEALELSLLQQAVDSAEGNLSEAARRVGLSRPQLAYRLKKRPN